In Anaerolineales bacterium, the following proteins share a genomic window:
- a CDS encoding CDP-alcohol phosphatidyltransferase family protein — protein MRDPITFTDRLRVSFAWLINPTVEFLNKLGVTPNMLTLLGLLGITVGAVYAARGNFRIAGLMVLLMTPFDALDGALARRRGESQEFGAFVDSVSDRYGELVVYGGILWWATQNGNLWLAFGSYLAAFGSVLVSYIRARAQSVGLEAKVGLLSRVERYFILGPSLFFNLPMLGVGLIAVGANLTALQRIWHVRSQAQQKQNQPAAARKAARRRK, from the coding sequence ATGCGCGATCCCATCACCTTCACTGACCGCCTGCGCGTTAGCTTTGCCTGGCTGATCAACCCCACGGTTGAATTTCTCAATAAACTTGGCGTCACTCCCAACATGCTCACCCTGCTAGGCCTGCTCGGCATCACCGTTGGCGCCGTGTACGCCGCCCGCGGCAACTTCCGCATCGCCGGCCTGATGGTGCTGCTGATGACGCCCTTTGATGCCCTGGATGGCGCCCTGGCGCGCCGCCGCGGCGAATCGCAGGAGTTTGGCGCCTTTGTCGATTCAGTCAGTGATCGCTATGGCGAGCTGGTGGTCTATGGCGGTATTTTGTGGTGGGCTACCCAAAATGGCAATCTTTGGTTGGCGTTTGGTAGCTACTTGGCGGCCTTCGGCTCGGTGCTGGTTTCCTATATTCGGGCGCGTGCGCAAAGTGTAGGGCTGGAGGCCAAGGTGGGTCTGCTCAGCCGGGTGGAGCGCTACTTCATCCTGGGGCCGAGCCTGTTTTTCAACCTGCCCATGCTCGGCGTGGGCCTGATCGCTGTTGGCGCCAACCTCACCGCACTGCAACGCATTTGGCATGTGCGCAGCCAGGCGCAGCAAAAACAAAACCAACCCGCCGCGGCTCGCAAGGCCGCCCGGCGGCGTAAGTAA
- a CDS encoding purine-nucleoside phosphorylase gives MGDFLTITDIQAAAAEIQKKTSQKPRIGMILGSGLGALAESIENPEYVPYGEIPGWPVSGVKGHAGRLVFGHLEGQPVVVMQGRTHYYEGYDMPRLGLPVRAMQALGIEIIVITNAAGAVHPEFEPGDLMLITDHLNFIGMAGQNPLRGPNLDELGPRFPDMSQVYDRQLLALTREVAADQQLTLREGVYCCLAGPSFETPADLRFLRAVGVDAVGMSTVPEATIARHSGTRVLGISGISNKANLDGNTETTHEEVLEAGKVLAPKLTQLVRGVLRKL, from the coding sequence ATGGGTGATTTCCTCACCATTACTGATATTCAAGCCGCAGCAGCAGAAATTCAAAAGAAAACCAGCCAAAAACCGCGTATCGGCATGATCCTGGGCTCCGGCCTTGGGGCGCTGGCCGAATCGATCGAAAATCCCGAATATGTGCCTTATGGCGAGATCCCCGGGTGGCCGGTCTCCGGCGTTAAAGGCCACGCCGGCCGCTTAGTGTTTGGCCACCTTGAAGGCCAGCCAGTGGTGGTGATGCAAGGCCGCACCCATTATTACGAAGGCTACGATATGCCGCGCCTTGGTCTGCCGGTGCGCGCCATGCAGGCCCTGGGCATTGAGATCATCGTGATCACTAATGCCGCCGGAGCAGTGCACCCTGAGTTTGAACCGGGGGATTTGATGCTGATCACCGATCATCTCAATTTCATCGGCATGGCCGGCCAAAACCCGTTGCGCGGCCCCAACCTGGATGAGCTAGGCCCGCGCTTTCCTGATATGAGCCAGGTCTACGATCGCCAGTTGCTGGCGCTGACGCGTGAGGTGGCCGCAGACCAGCAGCTGACTCTGCGTGAAGGCGTGTACTGCTGCCTGGCTGGCCCCAGCTTCGAAACCCCGGCCGATCTGCGCTTTTTGCGGGCCGTGGGTGTGGACGCGGTGGGTATGTCCACCGTGCCCGAAGCCACCATCGCCCGCCATAGTGGCACGCGCGTGCTGGGCATCTCGGGCATCAGCAACAAAGCCAATCTGGATGGCAACACCGAAACTACCCATGAGGAAGTGCTGGAAGCCGGCAAGGTGCTGGCGCCCAAGCTGACCCAGCTGGTGCGTGGGGTGCTACGCAAGCTCTAA
- a CDS encoding DUF3662 domain-containing protein, which produces MSQLNRLEARLQRLIEDGTARLFASQDTKAILAAQLIEAMQAQVQFAGADSLRAPGTYTILAASEHASSLRANAGLLDELRQALQHAAAAASIQLPGELVLHVAPDEALSEGEFRVRASGVGESLSTTQSLRAIDTPQDERIPAGAFLIVAGAEIFPLTQPILNIGRKSDNHLVIENPQISRRHAQLRAIDGHYHFFDLGSTGGSFINGAEAKRAVLLAGDVIQLAGVVPLIYGQDTGSQPQETQEIHTHAQRLTHG; this is translated from the coding sequence ATGAGCCAGTTGAACCGATTGGAAGCACGCTTGCAACGTCTGATCGAAGATGGCACGGCGCGTTTATTCGCCTCGCAAGACACCAAGGCCATCCTGGCGGCGCAATTGATCGAAGCGATGCAGGCGCAGGTGCAGTTTGCCGGCGCCGACAGCCTGCGCGCCCCTGGCACCTATACGATCCTGGCGGCCAGCGAGCACGCCAGCAGCCTGCGCGCCAACGCTGGCCTGCTGGACGAGCTGCGCCAGGCGCTGCAGCACGCCGCGGCCGCCGCTAGCATCCAACTGCCCGGCGAGCTGGTGCTGCACGTGGCGCCGGACGAAGCGCTGAGCGAAGGCGAATTCCGCGTGCGCGCCAGCGGGGTGGGCGAAAGCCTGAGCACCACGCAGAGCCTGCGCGCCATCGATACCCCGCAGGACGAACGCATCCCGGCCGGAGCGTTTCTCATCGTGGCCGGCGCCGAGATCTTTCCGCTCACCCAGCCGATCCTCAACATTGGCCGCAAGAGCGATAACCACTTGGTCATCGAAAACCCACAAATTTCGCGCCGGCATGCGCAGCTGCGTGCGATTGACGGGCACTATCACTTCTTTGACCTGGGCTCGACGGGTGGTTCTTTCATCAACGGCGCGGAGGCCAAACGTGCCGTGCTGCTGGCCGGAGATGTGATCCAACTGGCCGGGGTAGTGCCGCTGATCTATGGGCAGGACACCGGCAGCCAGCCGCAGGAGACCCAGGAAATCCACACCCATGCCCAGCGATTGACGCATGGCTGA
- the lgt gene encoding prolipoprotein diacylglyceryl transferase: MTIGATSIQIGPLTIHYYGVILMVGVVLAASLAERIAKQRKMNSEFIWDILIWIVVAGIVGARIWHILTPSPSLVAVGVTTQYYLTHPLDAIAVWRGGLGIPGAVVGGVLALYVLCQRRGEKFPAWLDVIAAPLALGQAIGRWANFVNQELYGAPSNLPWAITIDPANRLPEFADVATYHPIFLYESLWSLATVAFLVWLGRKYGKLLKPGDIFLTYLITYPTIRILLDFLRLDASQVAGFNANQTLMAVVLVLAAGALIYRHTRPEKKKRK; encoded by the coding sequence ATGACTATCGGAGCAACCTCGATTCAAATTGGGCCGCTGACCATTCACTACTATGGGGTCATTCTCATGGTAGGGGTGGTGTTGGCGGCTTCTTTGGCAGAACGCATTGCCAAGCAACGCAAGATGAACAGCGAATTCATTTGGGATATTTTGATCTGGATCGTGGTGGCCGGTATTGTCGGGGCGCGCATCTGGCATATCCTCACCCCCTCGCCCTCGCTTGTGGCGGTGGGCGTTACCACCCAGTATTACCTCACTCATCCGTTGGATGCGATCGCCGTGTGGCGCGGCGGCCTGGGCATCCCCGGCGCAGTGGTGGGCGGCGTGCTGGCGCTGTACGTGCTATGCCAACGCCGCGGCGAGAAGTTCCCCGCCTGGCTGGATGTGATTGCCGCACCCTTGGCGCTGGGCCAGGCCATCGGGCGCTGGGCCAACTTCGTCAATCAGGAGCTGTACGGCGCGCCCAGCAATCTTCCCTGGGCGATCACGATTGATCCCGCCAATCGCCTGCCCGAATTTGCCGATGTGGCCACGTATCACCCCATCTTCCTGTATGAATCACTATGGAGCTTGGCCACGGTGGCTTTCCTGGTTTGGCTTGGCCGCAAGTACGGCAAGCTGCTCAAGCCGGGCGATATCTTCCTGACCTATCTGATCACTTATCCCACCATTCGTATCCTGCTCGATTTCCTGCGTCTGGATGCTTCGCAGGTGGCGGGTTTCAACGCCAACCAAACTTTGATGGCAGTGGTGTTGGTGCTGGCGGCTGGCGCACTGATCTATCGCCACACTCGGCCGGAGAAGAAGAAGCGTAAGTAG
- a CDS encoding GNAT family N-acetyltransferase, with the protein MNEEKLAITLRPGSEDDLAALGALDHGYSTEYVWQMELDTAQPRTGAHFREMRLPRLMQVAYPRAKDGLASLAQRSLWLVAEAAGQPVGYAALSTQWAPGTAWLSDVVVAASQRRRSVGSRLVLAAQNWAREHGQQRLVLEMQAKNYPAIKLAQKLAFDFAGYNDRYYDNQDIALFFAKRLA; encoded by the coding sequence ATGAACGAAGAGAAACTTGCCATCACCTTACGCCCCGGCAGCGAGGATGACCTGGCCGCCCTGGGGGCCTTGGATCACGGGTACTCCACCGAATACGTCTGGCAGATGGAGCTGGACACGGCGCAACCGCGTACCGGCGCCCATTTTCGCGAGATGCGCCTGCCGCGTCTGATGCAGGTGGCCTACCCGCGCGCCAAGGATGGTCTGGCCAGCCTGGCACAGCGCAGCCTGTGGCTAGTGGCCGAGGCCGCTGGCCAGCCGGTGGGCTACGCCGCCCTCTCCACCCAGTGGGCGCCGGGCACCGCCTGGCTCAGTGATGTGGTCGTGGCGGCCAGCCAGCGCCGCCGCAGTGTCGGCAGCCGCCTGGTGCTGGCGGCGCAAAACTGGGCACGTGAACACGGCCAGCAGCGTCTGGTGCTCGAAATGCAGGCCAAAAATTACCCGGCCATCAAACTGGCGCAAAAGCTGGCCTTTGACTTTGCCGGCTATAACGATCGCTATTACGACAATCAGGATATTGCTCTGTTCTTCGCCAAACGCTTGGCTTGA
- a CDS encoding 30S ribosomal protein S1, with product MNEYDRAGKSTQGEGWGGSLMSESHLGRNAQSPGRRRPGPRRNNNAAARPGRPAGRGGPGRSAKPKVDESMGWVDWRRVLELQENETVCYAEVVSWNKGGLLVRAQEFQGFVPRSHLQATASGQRITEKLLESYMGKEMELKVIECDPERGRIVLSERAAESAPGSRQGLLQTLQPGQQLEGKVTNVTNFGIFIDLGGVEGLVHISELSWGRVGHPREVAVPGDSLAVVVLDVNMEMERVSLSVKRGQANPWASVLERFPVDSEASAEITEVVHFGAFAKLEEGLEGLIHITQMGLHHRLDPRLVLEAGMQVQVKVLQVEPERQRLSLQLLGEPWKDQAADGPAWLETPGEHA from the coding sequence ATGAACGAGTATGACCGCGCAGGCAAATCCACCCAGGGTGAGGGCTGGGGTGGCTCACTGATGTCCGAAAGCCACCTGGGCCGCAACGCCCAATCCCCCGGCCGCCGTCGCCCGGGGCCGCGGCGCAACAACAACGCCGCGGCGCGCCCTGGCCGCCCGGCGGGGCGCGGTGGCCCCGGACGCAGCGCCAAGCCCAAGGTCGATGAAAGCATGGGCTGGGTGGATTGGCGCCGCGTGCTCGAGCTGCAGGAAAATGAAACCGTCTGCTATGCGGAAGTAGTGAGCTGGAACAAGGGCGGCTTGCTGGTACGTGCCCAGGAATTTCAGGGCTTCGTGCCGCGCTCGCACCTGCAGGCCACGGCCAGCGGCCAGCGCATCACCGAGAAGTTGCTGGAGAGCTACATGGGCAAAGAGATGGAGCTCAAGGTGATCGAGTGTGACCCGGAGCGTGGCCGCATTGTGCTCTCCGAACGTGCCGCCGAAAGCGCCCCCGGCTCCCGCCAAGGCCTCTTGCAGACACTGCAGCCCGGCCAGCAGCTCGAGGGCAAGGTCACCAATGTGACCAATTTTGGCATCTTCATCGACCTGGGCGGGGTTGAGGGCTTGGTGCACATCTCGGAGCTTTCCTGGGGCCGGGTTGGCCATCCGCGCGAAGTCGCCGTCCCCGGCGATTCGCTGGCCGTGGTGGTGCTCGACGTCAATATGGAAATGGAGCGAGTTTCGCTCAGCGTCAAGCGTGGCCAGGCCAACCCGTGGGCCAGCGTGCTGGAGCGTTTTCCCGTAGACTCAGAAGCCAGCGCTGAGATCACCGAAGTGGTGCACTTCGGCGCCTTTGCCAAATTGGAGGAAGGCCTGGAAGGTCTCATCCATATCACCCAGATGGGCTTGCACCATCGACTGGACCCACGCCTGGTGCTGGAAGCTGGCATGCAGGTGCAGGTGAAGGTGCTGCAGGTGGAGCCGGAGCGCCAGCGCCTCAGCCTGCAACTGCTCGGCGAGCCGTGGAAAGACCAGGCCGCCGATGGCCCCGCCTGGCTGGAGACACCCGGAGAGCATGCCTGA
- a CDS encoding tyrosine--tRNA ligase, which translates to MNIEEQVATLMQGTEYGDTNLAKAMENELRQRLEEAAASGRPLRVYCGFDPRTTDLHLGHTIPMRKLRQFQELGHQVVFLIGTFTSLIGDPSDKDQLRPQLTAEQVEENARTYAEQAFRVLDKEKTEVRHNAEWLSKLTFADLIKLGANFTLQQFITRENFHLRWEKGDPIYLHETFYPIMQGYDAYALQADVQVGGTDQLFNILTAGRKLMGALGAKPNIGIIMGILPGTDGEVKMSKSLGNHIPLNTDANDMFGKVMSLPDKAMGSFMRLVSRWTAPQIAEREAQLADGRLHPREAKAQLAAEITEIFYGPAAAAEARVNFDRVFQQGNVPTEMESFTAGKEQPLIDVLIAAGLVASKSEGRRLIEQKGVRLDGEALSDPAAALPAAGVLQVGKRRFVRIEF; encoded by the coding sequence ATGAATATCGAAGAGCAAGTTGCTACCCTGATGCAGGGCACCGAATACGGTGATACCAATCTGGCCAAGGCGATGGAGAATGAACTGCGCCAGCGCCTGGAGGAGGCCGCCGCCAGCGGCCGCCCGCTGCGCGTCTATTGCGGGTTTGACCCGCGCACCACTGATCTGCACCTCGGCCACACTATCCCGATGCGCAAGCTGCGCCAGTTTCAGGAGCTGGGCCACCAGGTGGTCTTCCTGATCGGCACTTTCACCTCGCTGATCGGTGACCCCTCGGACAAGGATCAGTTGCGCCCGCAGCTCACCGCCGAACAGGTGGAGGAGAACGCGCGCACCTACGCCGAGCAGGCCTTTCGCGTGCTCGACAAAGAGAAGACCGAAGTGCGCCACAATGCCGAATGGCTCTCCAAGCTCACCTTTGCCGATCTGATCAAGCTGGGGGCCAACTTCACGCTGCAGCAATTCATCACGCGTGAGAACTTCCACCTGCGTTGGGAAAAGGGCGATCCGATCTATCTGCATGAGACCTTCTATCCCATCATGCAAGGCTACGATGCCTACGCGCTGCAAGCCGATGTGCAGGTGGGCGGCACGGACCAGCTTTTCAATATCCTCACCGCCGGGCGCAAGCTGATGGGCGCCCTGGGCGCCAAGCCCAACATCGGCATCATCATGGGCATCCTGCCGGGTACCGATGGCGAGGTCAAGATGAGCAAATCGCTCGGCAACCACATCCCGCTCAATACAGATGCCAATGACATGTTCGGCAAGGTGATGAGCCTGCCCGATAAGGCGATGGGCAGCTTTATGCGCCTGGTGAGCCGCTGGACCGCGCCGCAGATCGCCGAGCGCGAGGCGCAACTGGCCGATGGCCGCCTGCACCCGCGTGAAGCCAAGGCACAACTGGCCGCCGAGATCACCGAGATCTTCTATGGCCCGGCTGCGGCAGCCGAGGCACGCGTCAACTTTGACCGCGTGTTCCAGCAGGGCAATGTACCAACGGAGATGGAAAGCTTCACCGCTGGCAAAGAGCAGCCGCTTATTGACGTCTTGATCGCGGCTGGCCTCGTCGCCAGCAAGAGCGAGGGCCGCCGCCTCATCGAGCAGAAGGGCGTGCGCCTGGATGGCGAAGCCCTCAGTGACCCGGCGGCGGCGCTGCCTGCCGCCGGCGTGCTGCAGGTAGGCAAGCGGCGTTTCGTACGCATAGAATTCTAG
- a CDS encoding FHA domain-containing protein, with protein sequence MAELPAYLLLIVRALMALALYGFLAWCFLTLWRELKQQADSLARQRVPALLITPEPGGEQIRFATPEVTIGRHPSCEWVLNDDTVSSRHARLVFHHDHWWLEDLGSRNGTFLNGDSLRAPVVLTNQDRIRCGQVGFALQIDALPQPTPSQAQELP encoded by the coding sequence ATGGCTGAGCTGCCCGCCTACCTGCTGCTCATCGTGCGCGCCTTGATGGCGCTGGCTCTGTATGGCTTTTTGGCCTGGTGCTTCCTCACCTTGTGGCGCGAGCTTAAGCAGCAAGCCGATAGCCTGGCCCGCCAGCGCGTGCCCGCCCTGCTGATCACCCCGGAGCCGGGCGGCGAGCAGATCCGCTTCGCCACGCCCGAAGTCACCATTGGGCGCCACCCCAGTTGCGAGTGGGTGCTGAACGACGACACGGTTTCCTCGCGCCATGCCCGCCTGGTCTTTCACCACGATCATTGGTGGCTTGAAGATCTGGGCTCACGCAATGGCACCTTTTTAAACGGCGACAGTTTGCGGGCGCCCGTGGTGCTCACCAATCAAGACCGCATTCGCTGCGGGCAGGTGGGCTTTGCCCTGCAGATCGACGCCCTGCCCCAACCCACCCCATCCCAAGCACAGGAATTGCCATGA
- a CDS encoding FtsW/RodA/SpoVE family cell cycle protein, protein MKAPAGLRRLLPASVSASLLRLAAVFMALYGVALTLSPAVRQRSWLPLGALRWGHWLGILVWLLAMLWLDRRMRQALPNRDPFLIPVAGLLSGWGLLTIWRLTGTFGLRQTAWLALSAALCVLALRQRQRILPTLRRYKYLWLLAGLLITALTFLFGINPSGIGPDLWLGCCGMYFQPSELLKLLLIIYLAAYLADRQPLMSGLVPLLAPTAVMTGAVLLLLMVQRDLGTAWVFIFVYTLLIYSAAGKRRVLLASLLVLLVAMLAGYELVSLVHARIDSWLNPWLDPSNRSYQIVQALMAIAAGGLFGRGPGMGSPGFVPVAHSDFIYTSIVEESGLLGAIALLTLIAFLVLRALRISLQARDAYQRYLAIGLAAYLASQSLLIIGGNIRMLPLTGVTLPFVSYGGSSLLVSFIALLLLSLVSHEGMHRAAPMLNSRPTLLLAGLLLGAFALAALITGWWGVVRGPDLLTRSDNARRGQTDRLVWRGALLDRDLLPLARTSGSAGQYQRAYPYAELSNVLGYSHAQFGQSGLEDGLDPILRGEERQPAWALWWSHILYGQPAPGLDVQLSLDTELTRRAADALAGQRGALVLLDAQSGEVLALASQPGFDAALLSQEWQSVLSDPDAPLMNRAVQGSYPAGGAIGPWLLAAARSQGSVPAANAASTGEYTLAGRSLHCSYTPTDTQDWDALVQAGCPAALAQLGLALGEQELLSLFTNLGLYRNPSVPLSQPARSAPNRLPRPGDVATGQAELLVSPLQMALVAASLSNGGEVPAAQLALAVKDARGAWQPYAEDADPSRVLDSIAAYSQALKLAAADALIWEHRAYGYDREGERYAWYLAGTLSSTAQRPLSLVVLLEDGGTARAAAIGRQLLQAALAE, encoded by the coding sequence ATGAAAGCGCCCGCCGGTTTGCGGCGCCTGCTGCCCGCCAGCGTGTCCGCCAGCCTGCTGCGGCTGGCGGCCGTGTTCATGGCGCTGTACGGCGTGGCGCTCACTCTCTCGCCTGCGGTGCGCCAGCGCAGTTGGCTGCCGCTGGGTGCGCTGCGCTGGGGCCATTGGCTCGGCATCCTGGTGTGGCTGCTGGCGATGCTGTGGCTCGACCGGCGCATGCGCCAGGCGCTGCCCAACCGCGATCCGTTTCTGATCCCGGTGGCCGGCTTGCTCAGCGGCTGGGGCTTGCTCACCATCTGGCGCCTCACCGGCACCTTTGGCCTGCGCCAGACCGCCTGGCTGGCGCTGAGCGCGGCGCTGTGCGTGCTGGCATTGCGCCAGCGCCAGCGCATTCTGCCCACCTTGCGGCGCTACAAATACCTCTGGCTGCTGGCCGGCCTGTTGATCACCGCCCTGACGTTTCTATTTGGCATCAACCCATCCGGCATTGGCCCCGATCTGTGGCTGGGCTGCTGCGGTATGTACTTCCAGCCTTCCGAACTGCTGAAATTGCTGTTGATCATTTACCTGGCGGCCTATTTGGCCGATCGCCAGCCGCTGATGAGCGGGCTGGTGCCATTACTGGCGCCCACCGCAGTGATGACCGGCGCGGTATTGCTGTTATTGATGGTGCAACGCGATCTAGGCACCGCCTGGGTCTTCATTTTTGTGTACACCTTGCTGATCTACAGCGCCGCCGGTAAGCGCCGCGTGCTGCTGGCCAGCCTGCTGGTGCTGCTGGTAGCCATGCTGGCGGGCTACGAGTTGGTGAGCCTGGTGCACGCGCGCATCGATAGCTGGCTGAACCCCTGGCTCGATCCGAGCAATCGCTCGTATCAAATCGTGCAAGCCCTGATGGCAATCGCCGCTGGCGGCTTGTTCGGGCGCGGGCCGGGCATGGGCAGCCCCGGTTTTGTGCCGGTGGCGCATAGTGACTTTATCTACACCTCGATCGTGGAAGAAAGCGGCCTGCTGGGGGCGATCGCCCTACTGACCCTGATCGCCTTTCTGGTGCTGCGCGCCCTGCGCATCTCATTGCAGGCGCGGGATGCCTATCAGCGGTACCTGGCGATTGGCTTGGCCGCTTACCTGGCCAGCCAGAGCCTGTTGATCATCGGCGGCAACATTCGTATGCTGCCGCTTACTGGGGTAACTTTGCCGTTTGTCTCTTACGGCGGCTCCTCGTTGCTGGTTTCGTTTATCGCGCTGCTGCTGCTCAGCCTGGTCAGCCACGAGGGCATGCACCGCGCCGCGCCGATGTTGAACAGCCGGCCCACACTGTTGCTGGCCGGCCTGTTGCTGGGCGCGTTCGCGCTGGCGGCGCTGATCACCGGATGGTGGGGCGTGGTGCGCGGGCCGGATCTGCTGACGCGCAGCGATAACGCCCGCCGCGGCCAGACCGATCGCCTGGTGTGGCGCGGCGCCCTGCTCGACCGTGACCTGCTGCCGCTGGCGCGCACCAGCGGCAGCGCCGGGCAATACCAGCGCGCCTACCCGTATGCCGAGCTGAGCAACGTGCTGGGCTATTCACACGCGCAATTCGGCCAATCTGGCCTGGAGGATGGGCTCGACCCGATTCTGCGTGGTGAGGAGCGCCAGCCTGCCTGGGCGCTGTGGTGGAGCCATATTCTGTATGGGCAACCCGCGCCGGGTCTGGATGTGCAGCTCAGCCTGGACACCGAGCTAACCCGGCGCGCCGCGGATGCACTGGCCGGGCAACGCGGCGCACTGGTGCTGCTGGATGCCCAATCGGGCGAGGTGCTGGCGTTGGCCTCGCAGCCCGGCTTTGATGCCGCCCTGCTCAGCCAGGAATGGCAATCCGTACTTAGCGATCCCGACGCGCCGTTGATGAACCGCGCCGTGCAGGGCAGCTACCCGGCCGGGGGCGCCATCGGCCCGTGGCTGCTGGCGGCCGCCCGCAGCCAGGGCAGCGTGCCGGCGGCAAATGCCGCCAGCACAGGCGAGTACACCCTGGCCGGCCGTAGCCTGCACTGCAGCTACACTCCCACGGATACGCAAGATTGGGATGCGCTCGTGCAAGCTGGCTGCCCGGCGGCGTTGGCGCAACTGGGGCTGGCACTGGGCGAGCAGGAGCTACTGAGCCTGTTCACGAACCTGGGCCTATACCGCAACCCCAGCGTGCCATTGAGCCAGCCGGCGCGCAGCGCGCCCAACCGCCTGCCGCGCCCGGGCGACGTGGCCACCGGGCAGGCCGAGCTGTTGGTGAGCCCGTTGCAAATGGCGCTGGTGGCGGCTTCGTTGAGCAACGGCGGCGAAGTGCCCGCCGCCCAGTTGGCGCTGGCGGTCAAGGATGCCCGGGGGGCTTGGCAGCCTTACGCCGAAGACGCTGACCCGTCGCGCGTGCTCGACAGCATCGCCGCCTATAGCCAGGCGCTCAAACTGGCCGCCGCGGATGCGCTGATATGGGAGCACCGCGCCTACGGCTACGACCGCGAAGGCGAGCGCTACGCCTGGTATCTGGCCGGCACGTTGAGCAGCACCGCCCAGCGCCCACTCAGCCTGGTTGTGCTGCTGGAGGATGGTGGCACGGCGCGGGCCGCCGCCATCGGCCGGCAGCTACTTCAGGCAGCCCTGGCCGAGTAA
- the mtnP gene encoding S-methyl-5'-thioadenosine phosphorylase, with amino-acid sequence MSETATLAIIGGSGLYDMPGLEDKQEHRLTTPFGEPSAPIIVGRLAGQRVAFLARHGLTHTISPTHVNYRANIYALKALGVRWVVAVSACGSLRADFEPGHIVVPSELFDFTRRRVSSFFDEPGLVAHVGVAEPFCASLSAQVYAACQAAGATAHLGGDYITVEGPRFSTRAESNIFRSWGLSIIGMTTSPEAFLAREAELCYAVMAHVTDYDVWHDEPVSVDMVVRTLQQNTHVAQAAIRKLVESLQAPECTCENALADALITQKANIDPAVRQKLGILVDKYLSK; translated from the coding sequence ATGAGCGAAACCGCTACCCTTGCCATCATTGGCGGCTCCGGCCTGTATGACATGCCAGGTCTAGAAGACAAACAGGAGCACAGGCTCACCACACCGTTCGGGGAACCGAGCGCGCCGATCATCGTCGGCCGCCTGGCCGGCCAGCGCGTGGCCTTTCTGGCGCGCCACGGGCTCACCCACACCATCTCGCCCACCCATGTGAACTACCGCGCCAACATCTATGCGCTCAAAGCCCTGGGCGTGCGCTGGGTGGTGGCGGTGAGCGCATGCGGCTCGCTGCGTGCCGATTTTGAGCCCGGGCATATTGTGGTGCCCAGTGAACTGTTTGACTTCACCCGCCGCCGGGTGAGCTCCTTTTTTGATGAGCCCGGCCTGGTGGCGCATGTCGGCGTGGCGGAGCCGTTCTGCGCCAGCCTGAGTGCCCAGGTCTACGCGGCCTGCCAGGCCGCCGGCGCCACTGCCCACCTCGGCGGCGACTACATTACAGTGGAGGGGCCGCGCTTCTCCACCCGCGCCGAATCGAACATCTTCCGCTCGTGGGGCCTCTCGATCATCGGCATGACCACCAGCCCCGAGGCCTTTCTGGCGCGCGAGGCCGAGCTGTGCTACGCCGTCATGGCTCACGTCACCGATTACGACGTATGGCATGATGAGCCGGTGAGCGTGGATATGGTGGTGCGCACCCTGCAGCAAAATACGCATGTGGCCCAGGCGGCCATTCGCAAACTGGTTGAAAGCCTGCAGGCCCCTGAGTGCACCTGTGAAAATGCCCTGGCGGATGCGCTGATCACCCAGAAAGCCAACATTGATCCCGCCGTGCGCCAGAAACTCGGCATCCTGGTAGACAAGTACCTCAGTAAATGA
- a CDS encoding HNH endonuclease translates to MQPSLKELVLVLNTNYEPINVCTMRRAMGLIFADKASMLQNGRGEIHTARKVYPAPSVIRLERMVRRPRPKVKLNKQEIFRRDGYTCQYCGRKDVELTLDHILPRRLGGRHSWDNLITACRACNHHKGGRVLVEAGMQLLSQPHAPAASAQYIFGRYLAENRDWDSFIKGW, encoded by the coding sequence ATGCAACCAAGCTTAAAGGAACTCGTCCTCGTTCTCAACACCAACTACGAACCGATCAACGTTTGCACGATGCGCCGCGCCATGGGCCTGATCTTTGCTGACAAGGCCTCCATGCTGCAAAACGGCCGCGGCGAGATCCACACGGCCCGTAAGGTGTACCCGGCGCCCTCCGTGATCCGGCTGGAGCGTATGGTGCGCCGCCCCCGCCCCAAAGTCAAGCTGAATAAGCAAGAAATCTTCCGCAGGGATGGCTACACCTGCCAGTATTGCGGCCGCAAAGATGTGGAGCTGACGCTAGATCACATCCTGCCGCGCCGCCTGGGCGGCCGCCACAGTTGGGACAACTTGATCACGGCCTGCCGCGCCTGCAATCACCACAAGGGCGGCCGGGTGCTGGTGGAGGCGGGCATGCAGCTGCTCAGCCAGCCGCATGCGCCGGCGGCTTCGGCGCAGTACATCTTTGGCCGCTACCTGGCCGAGAACCGCGATTGGGATAGCTTTATCAAGGGCTGGTAA